A window of the Lysinibacillus irui genome harbors these coding sequences:
- a CDS encoding DUF1648 domain-containing protein, which yields MLLGVFITIYIMTLALQLVVPYIVRDTIVFGVTVPDQNIMHPVLAKMKKQYVQLVGVTGIVFLLIMIISYNWLAPSESIQSIVLLSCLFSMLTVSMVLYWISHQKVSRLKKQEQWGVNIKQVRAVDLTARSRDEMLPWSFFAVPLGISVFLIIYTMLHYDQMPNDIAVHWGPSGEADEWRKKTYFTAISLPLVMLMMQWMMWGVSDSIKRSAIKLAVNRKEQSLEDQLKTRKYMSWHILLISYALTILLTVLQLSNIYPFMTVGYKLLPVFISFLVVLFGSLFIYIVKKHKHKVRYEENIDSQVMDVDEDRYWKGGLIYINRQDPSVFVEKRFGVGWTMNLANPRGYIFIGLPFVLLLLISIFSL from the coding sequence ATGCTACTTGGTGTTTTTATAACGATCTACATCATGACATTAGCTTTGCAATTGGTGGTTCCTTATATTGTGCGAGATACTATTGTTTTTGGGGTCACTGTACCAGATCAAAATATTATGCACCCCGTCTTAGCTAAAATGAAAAAGCAGTATGTTCAATTAGTAGGGGTCACTGGAATAGTATTCTTACTCATTATGATTATTAGTTACAATTGGTTAGCCCCTTCTGAATCAATTCAAAGTATCGTTTTATTAAGCTGTCTATTTAGCATGCTTACGGTCAGTATGGTGCTGTACTGGATAAGTCATCAAAAGGTATCAAGGCTGAAAAAGCAGGAACAATGGGGGGTAAATATTAAGCAAGTACGTGCCGTTGATTTAACTGCGCGAAGCCGTGATGAAATGCTACCTTGGTCATTTTTTGCTGTACCTTTAGGAATTTCAGTATTTTTAATCATTTACACAATGCTCCATTACGACCAAATGCCGAATGATATAGCTGTACATTGGGGGCCAAGTGGAGAAGCGGATGAGTGGAGGAAGAAGACGTATTTTACGGCTATTTCGTTGCCGCTTGTTATGCTAATGATGCAATGGATGATGTGGGGAGTTAGCGATTCCATTAAACGTTCTGCAATTAAGCTGGCTGTCAATCGCAAAGAACAATCATTAGAGGACCAGCTAAAAACTCGAAAATATATGAGCTGGCATATATTGTTGATTAGCTATGCTTTAACCATCTTATTAACAGTGTTACAACTAAGCAATATCTATCCCTTCATGACTGTAGGCTATAAGCTATTGCCAGTCTTTATTTCGTTTTTAGTTGTACTGTTTGGTTCACTATTTATTTATATTGTGAAAAAGCATAAACATAAAGTACGCTATGAAGAAAATATTGATTCACAAGTAATGGATGTAGATGAAGATAGGTATTGGAAGGGTGGCTTAATTTATATTAATCGACAGGATCCTTCCGTTTTTGTGGAAAAACGCTTTGGAGTAGGGTGGACGATGAACCTTGCGAATCCTAGAGGTTATATTTTCATTGGTCTGCCTTTTGTGTTATTGCTGTTGATTTCAATTTTTTCGTTATAA
- a CDS encoding response regulator transcription factor — MKILVVDDDIHILKLVTIYLTKEGYQVLCAENAEQALALLEGSLPDLAVVDVMMPGMDGFTLTETLTQDYDIPVLLLTAKGELEDKERGFLAGSDDYVVKPFEPKELLFRIAAILRRLDKKNQITIQVGNIVIDRRSFEVVIGEDTLILPLKEFELLALLASRPHQVFTRSYIMEQVWGYDYDGDEQTLNTHMKRIRERISRYDTAVEITTVRGVGYKLEETT; from the coding sequence ATGAAAATTCTTGTAGTCGATGACGATATTCATATTTTAAAACTAGTTACAATTTATTTAACAAAGGAAGGTTATCAAGTGTTATGTGCAGAAAATGCCGAGCAGGCACTAGCATTACTTGAAGGAAGTCTACCTGATTTAGCTGTTGTAGATGTAATGATGCCAGGAATGGATGGTTTTACACTAACTGAGACTTTAACACAAGATTATGACATTCCTGTCTTATTATTAACAGCGAAAGGCGAGTTAGAGGATAAAGAGCGAGGCTTTTTAGCAGGATCAGACGACTATGTTGTAAAGCCCTTTGAACCAAAAGAGTTATTATTTCGCATAGCAGCTATATTACGGAGATTGGATAAGAAAAATCAAATAACGATTCAAGTTGGAAATATAGTGATTGATCGCCGAAGTTTTGAAGTTGTAATAGGAGAAGATACTCTTATTCTTCCTTTAAAGGAATTTGAATTACTGGCCTTATTGGCGTCACGGCCCCATCAAGTGTTTACGCGTAGCTATATTATGGAGCAAGTATGGGGCTATGACTATGATGGAGACGAGCAAACGCTGAATACACATATGAAGCGGATTCGCGAAAGAATAAGTAGGTATGACACTGCTGTTGAGATCACAACAGTGCGTGGTGTGGGCTACAAGCTAGAGGAAACAACATGA
- a CDS encoding HAMP domain-containing sensor histidine kinase, whose protein sequence is MKTLYSKFVVTTMLVMIGSLCIGFLATNTYYHQVVKEKNDAKNVTIAQDIAQYIETAKPEDLDHYLMTLGKVGYQIYVTSGEEGQFFGGEYRDKTLSASVVERVLNGEVYHGMRDFPKETFVTGFFANELINTIGVPFTYEKRPYALFIRPDIRLLFSEVHTILAGLMLVMTVLSLLAMLMFAKALIRPITKLTAATQQLAHEKFDTVLDIDRADEIGQLAASFNTMTEKLQENDRLRKEFISNVSHDFQSPLLNIQGYVDLLKNPLLTEQERQEYAGIIELETKRLSTLTKQLLLLTSLDQSTRMVKRERYSLDEQLKETVRKYRWQIEEAQLQISYKLDPIHYDGDAGLLQNVWDNLLTNAIKYNVNGGQIQIQLQKKTTSLEILVEDNGRGMTADQLAKVYDRFYRGDASRTTQGTGLGLAIVKQIIELHGGTIHMESAIDAGTKVTIDLPILS, encoded by the coding sequence ATGAAGACTTTATACAGTAAATTTGTAGTGACGACAATGCTTGTCATGATTGGTAGCTTATGTATTGGTTTTTTAGCGACGAATACATATTATCATCAAGTGGTAAAAGAAAAAAATGATGCAAAAAATGTTACTATAGCTCAGGATATTGCGCAATATATTGAAACGGCCAAGCCAGAGGATTTAGATCATTACTTGATGACACTGGGCAAAGTTGGCTATCAAATATATGTAACATCAGGTGAGGAAGGGCAATTTTTTGGTGGAGAATATCGAGATAAAACATTGTCAGCATCTGTTGTTGAACGTGTTTTAAATGGAGAAGTCTATCATGGAATGCGAGATTTTCCAAAGGAAACTTTTGTAACAGGCTTTTTTGCTAATGAACTAATTAATACAATTGGTGTGCCATTTACATATGAAAAAAGGCCATACGCATTGTTCATAAGACCTGATATTCGTTTATTATTTTCTGAGGTGCATACGATACTTGCTGGATTAATGCTCGTTATGACCGTATTGAGCCTATTAGCTATGCTAATGTTTGCTAAAGCATTAATTCGTCCAATTACAAAGCTTACAGCTGCAACACAACAGCTTGCACATGAAAAGTTTGACACTGTTTTAGACATTGATCGTGCGGATGAAATCGGTCAATTAGCGGCTAGCTTTAATACGATGACAGAGAAATTACAAGAAAATGATCGTTTGCGGAAGGAATTTATTAGTAATGTATCACATGATTTTCAGTCTCCTTTGTTAAATATTCAAGGCTATGTAGATCTCCTTAAAAATCCTTTGCTAACTGAGCAGGAAAGACAGGAATATGCAGGGATCATTGAATTAGAAACAAAGCGTCTATCTACATTAACCAAGCAATTATTATTACTAACATCGCTGGATCAATCGACAAGAATGGTAAAACGGGAACGATACAGCTTAGACGAACAACTGAAAGAAACAGTACGAAAATATCGTTGGCAAATAGAAGAGGCACAGCTGCAGATATCATACAAGCTAGATCCAATTCATTATGATGGCGATGCAGGACTTTTGCAAAATGTGTGGGATAATTTGTTGACGAATGCTATTAAATATAATGTAAACGGTGGGCAAATACAAATCCAATTACAAAAGAAAACTACCTCACTAGAAATCCTTGTGGAGGATAACGGTAGAGGCATGACTGCTGATCAATTAGCTAAAGTATATGATCGTTTTTACCGAGGTGACGCCTCTAGAACCACGCAAGGAACGGGGCTAGGACTGGCGATTGTCAAACAAATTATAGAGCTCCATGGAGGCACTATCCATATGGAAAGTGCAATAGATGCTGGTACAAAGGTAACTATTGATTTACCCATTTTGTCATAA
- a CDS encoding glycosyltransferase family 2 protein codes for MKNIVAIIPAYNPQQSLITYVHQLLATTITQIVIVNDGSDQKYNELFEDLMKIDRCQVLQHNGNIGKGGALKTAFAYLRKQSRMYHGVLTVGAHGQHTLQDVKLILTMTRVFSEGIVLGVRNFHSVDSTFLSYWGNRATSLFFELLYHRKLMDTQTGLRYISINELPWLMKVKGEKYDYDTNMLIAALKRKCPIFEVEIGQLRVKKNTIIHYDEITNAGTLITRMLMNYLKPRNSNS; via the coding sequence ATGAAAAATATTGTAGCTATTATTCCAGCTTATAATCCACAACAATCACTCATTACTTATGTACACCAATTATTAGCAACAACCATTACACAAATAGTTATTGTCAATGATGGGAGTGATCAAAAATATAATGAGCTTTTTGAAGATCTAATGAAAATAGATCGTTGCCAGGTACTGCAGCATAATGGCAATATAGGCAAAGGGGGAGCACTTAAGACGGCCTTTGCCTATTTACGGAAACAATCGAGAATGTATCATGGCGTCCTTACAGTAGGGGCGCATGGCCAGCACACATTACAAGATGTGAAGCTTATTTTAACAATGACAAGGGTGTTTTCTGAAGGTATTGTATTAGGTGTACGTAACTTCCATTCCGTTGATAGTACGTTTCTTTCTTATTGGGGAAACCGTGCAACAAGCCTCTTTTTTGAGCTGCTGTATCATCGAAAATTAATGGATACGCAAACAGGTCTGCGATATATTTCGATAAATGAGCTGCCTTGGCTGATGAAAGTAAAAGGTGAAAAGTATGACTATGATACAAATATGCTAATTGCAGCACTTAAAAGAAAGTGTCCGATTTTTGAGGTAGAGATTGGGCAATTACGTGTAAAAAAGAATACGATTATTCATTACGATGAAATTACAAATGCAGGAACGTTAATTACGAGAATGCTTATGAATTATTTAAAACCAAGGAATAGTAATAGCTAG
- a CDS encoding metal-sensitive transcriptional regulator, whose amino-acid sequence MEYSDQVKNRVKRMEGQLRGILKMMEEEKDCKAVITQLSAVRSAVDRTVGVIVSTNLLECVQNAEGDGEKMNEAIQEAVNLVVKSR is encoded by the coding sequence ATGGAATATTCAGATCAAGTGAAAAATCGTGTAAAGCGGATGGAAGGTCAGCTACGTGGGATTCTGAAAATGATGGAGGAAGAAAAGGACTGTAAGGCAGTCATTACACAGCTATCAGCAGTAAGGTCTGCTGTAGATCGTACAGTTGGTGTTATTGTCAGTACAAATTTATTGGAATGTGTACAAAATGCTGAAGGAGATGGCGAAAAAATGAATGAGGCCATTCAGGAAGCAGTTAATTTAGTTGTGAAAAGTAGGTAA
- a CDS encoding transglutaminase domain-containing protein: MRNLWKKLAIIAIIVIFIDPIYSAGKAVVQQVVDWTNNDEIETMLLSTKEKIVDVTARLSDNASIETAIPIEDVHEAEVAPTAPPIKKPETKLVVTNAKEMADAMYSYYSSFSPKFEIQYKGNTQRIEQIVEEAYNNAIKRDDYVYGHISKHSIRYEYGRNKATVFGEQSYLMTPEQAAYVEMNVQDIIAKISKESMTEVEKVRAVNDYIVANTSYTDQTNSSPHSAYTVLAEHGGVCQGYALLAHSMLQKLGIETKYIVGYVGQEGHAWNLVKLDGQWYHLDTTWNDPVPDRKGAIRYQYFLVDDRTMAKDHSWIAEDYPKATSTLYNNYHDMDFPAQVGDQLFFSNISDNNKLYVFDIKTGKTKRVTDSRAQYIVYSDGWLYFSNYSRGAYLTKIRPDGSGEQVLNREETKDLFVKDGYLYFTTNELKRMAL, encoded by the coding sequence GTGAGGAATTTGTGGAAGAAATTAGCCATTATCGCCATTATTGTTATTTTTATTGATCCCATTTATTCTGCTGGTAAAGCGGTTGTACAGCAGGTGGTGGATTGGACAAATAATGATGAAATTGAAACTATGCTTCTTTCAACAAAGGAGAAAATTGTGGATGTTACTGCTAGACTTTCAGACAATGCCTCAATTGAAACAGCCATACCCATAGAAGATGTACATGAAGCGGAGGTAGCCCCAACAGCTCCACCAATTAAGAAACCAGAAACGAAGTTAGTCGTGACGAATGCCAAGGAAATGGCGGATGCGATGTATTCATATTATAGTAGTTTTTCACCGAAGTTTGAAATTCAATACAAAGGAAATACCCAACGAATTGAACAAATTGTAGAAGAGGCCTACAACAATGCGATTAAACGAGATGACTATGTTTATGGGCATATTAGTAAACATTCAATCCGATATGAATATGGACGGAATAAGGCTACTGTTTTTGGAGAACAGAGCTATTTAATGACACCAGAGCAGGCAGCATATGTGGAGATGAATGTTCAAGATATTATCGCCAAAATAAGTAAAGAATCGATGACAGAAGTAGAAAAGGTACGAGCTGTCAACGACTATATTGTTGCCAATACTTCTTATACGGATCAAACAAATTCAAGTCCGCATAGTGCTTATACGGTTCTTGCTGAGCATGGAGGGGTATGTCAAGGCTATGCTTTACTCGCACATTCAATGCTTCAAAAACTGGGCATTGAAACGAAATATATCGTAGGTTATGTCGGTCAAGAGGGACATGCGTGGAATTTAGTCAAACTAGATGGTCAATGGTATCATCTCGATACGACATGGAATGATCCAGTACCTGATCGCAAGGGAGCTATACGTTATCAATACTTTTTGGTAGATGATCGCACAATGGCGAAAGATCACTCATGGATAGCTGAAGACTATCCAAAGGCAACTAGTACACTTTATAATAACTATCATGATATGGATTTTCCAGCACAGGTTGGAGATCAGTTATTTTTTAGTAATATCTCTGATAATAATAAGCTATATGTATTTGATATAAAGACCGGTAAGACGAAGCGTGTCACAGATTCTCGCGCACAATACATCGTTTATTCGGATGGTTGGCTCTATTTTAGTAATTATTCACGAGGGGCATATTTAACGAAAATTCGTCCAGATGGCAGTGGGGAGCAGGTATTAAATAGAGAGGAAACGAAAGATTTATTTGTGAAGGATGGCTATCTATATTTTACAACAAATGAATTAAAGAGAATGGCACTCTAA
- a CDS encoding N-acetylglucosamine kinase, which yields MKKWLLIVDGGATKTACALVHAESGDIPYSTSTKGSNYQAIGVESATAILQGLLANIKTFLQKFPRSQIAVATFALAGIDSPKDHKTVTAIVHKALAAAQLQIDTLIIENDAEATLLGVTAGQAGALLIAGTGAIAYAYDGQQIVRAGGWGHRAGDEGSGYWLGQEVIRAIFKMEDGRGQPTLLKDAVYRSLGIQDITELAEWLFQPSYTNAQLAKMGSFVAKAVEQEDACAIHISQQAAHELALLASAVVKKIGYQNGPFSLYCNGGAIKHNPLILKTFSEQIALTYPQISITLCQHQPITYLIERTKRAYDCL from the coding sequence ATGAAGAAATGGCTTCTGATTGTTGATGGTGGGGCGACAAAAACAGCATGTGCATTAGTTCATGCGGAATCTGGTGACATTCCTTATTCTACTTCCACTAAGGGGTCTAATTATCAAGCAATTGGTGTCGAATCCGCTACAGCAATATTACAGGGACTTTTAGCAAATATAAAAACATTTTTGCAAAAATTCCCCCGTTCACAAATTGCTGTAGCAACCTTTGCTTTAGCTGGTATTGATTCTCCTAAAGATCATAAAACGGTAACGGCAATCGTTCACAAGGCTCTTGCGGCCGCACAGCTACAAATTGATACACTGATTATTGAAAATGATGCAGAAGCTACTCTACTTGGTGTGACTGCTGGACAGGCAGGTGCATTACTCATTGCTGGCACTGGAGCCATCGCCTATGCCTATGATGGACAGCAAATTGTTCGTGCTGGGGGATGGGGACATCGAGCTGGGGATGAGGGGAGTGGTTATTGGTTAGGGCAAGAGGTTATAAGGGCTATATTTAAAATGGAAGATGGGCGTGGTCAACCAACCTTATTAAAAGATGCTGTCTATCGTTCTTTAGGTATCCAAGATATAACTGAGCTAGCGGAATGGTTATTTCAGCCTTCTTATACTAATGCACAATTGGCTAAGATGGGCTCCTTTGTGGCTAAAGCAGTCGAACAAGAAGATGCTTGTGCCATTCACATTTCGCAACAAGCTGCTCATGAACTAGCCCTTCTAGCAAGTGCCGTGGTAAAAAAAATTGGCTATCAGAATGGTCCTTTTTCACTTTATTGTAATGGAGGCGCCATTAAGCATAATCCACTCATTTTAAAAACCTTTTCAGAACAAATTGCCTTAACATATCCTCAAATTTCTATTACGCTTTGTCAGCATCAACCTATTACTTATCTGATTGAACGAACAAAAAGGGCCTATGACTGTTTATAA
- the argH gene encoding argininosuccinate lyase produces MFEDFRNKTQLEDGIIFPSNIYRKIVLQPAYDEAKKNFLSIMLQINIAHLKMLEEQGLVKKDEAKQIGAALKKIDLNYYRLEDYSPQYEDLFFRIENKLIELAGDVAGNLHIGRSRNDMGIAIYRMTLRKKLLLLMRELLTLRDDLIAAAEEHVDTIMIGYTHTQQAQPTTFAHYLKAVIDQLERDFERMQHVYKTVNRSSMGAAALTTTGFNISRERMRELLAFDDIIENAWDAVAGADYIAEAASIVQLAALNLGRTSQDFLLWATQEFNAFTLASPYVQISSIMPQKRNPVSIEHTRSLLSAVVGDAGTVLQMVHNTPFGDIVDTEDDMQPYLWRAIDRLLGIYKLFGSLVVTMDVNKKKLRSRAENSFANVTELADTLVRSEGISFRQAHSIVSKCIKVLLAHGEESLASLTWGLANTQSKLITGKELTITEEDFYKTLKPESFVGVRTLPGGPAPATMKAALERSKMNTHTLYEWVRLKENGIIEAEKILSTFLEEWNQ; encoded by the coding sequence ATGTTTGAAGATTTTCGCAACAAAACACAGCTTGAGGATGGGATAATCTTTCCTTCTAACATCTATCGAAAAATTGTCTTACAGCCAGCTTATGATGAGGCGAAAAAAAATTTTTTATCCATTATGCTACAAATTAATATTGCACATTTAAAAATGTTAGAAGAACAAGGACTTGTAAAAAAAGATGAAGCGAAACAGATTGGGGCGGCTCTAAAAAAAATAGACTTAAATTATTATCGTTTAGAGGATTACAGTCCCCAATACGAAGATTTATTTTTCCGCATTGAAAATAAATTAATAGAGCTTGCTGGTGATGTTGCTGGAAATCTTCACATTGGTAGAAGTCGGAATGATATGGGCATCGCCATCTATCGAATGACATTAAGAAAAAAATTATTATTATTAATGCGTGAGTTACTAACATTACGTGATGATTTAATTGCTGCTGCAGAGGAACATGTGGATACGATCATGATTGGCTACACACATACTCAGCAGGCTCAGCCTACAACCTTTGCCCATTATTTAAAAGCTGTTATTGATCAGCTTGAGCGTGACTTTGAGCGAATGCAGCATGTCTATAAAACTGTCAATCGTAGTAGTATGGGAGCAGCTGCCTTAACGACGACAGGCTTTAATATTAGTAGAGAACGTATGCGTGAATTACTGGCATTTGATGACATTATCGAAAATGCGTGGGATGCTGTTGCAGGTGCAGACTACATTGCAGAAGCTGCAAGTATTGTACAGCTTGCTGCGCTAAATCTTGGTCGTACATCTCAGGATTTTTTATTATGGGCTACACAGGAGTTTAACGCATTTACTCTAGCAAGTCCGTATGTACAAATTAGCTCTATTATGCCTCAAAAGCGTAATCCTGTTTCCATAGAGCATACACGCTCATTACTATCTGCTGTTGTTGGCGATGCGGGCACAGTATTACAGATGGTACATAATACACCATTCGGAGATATCGTCGATACTGAGGATGACATGCAGCCTTATTTATGGCGTGCCATCGATCGCTTACTAGGTATTTACAAATTATTTGGTTCTCTCGTTGTCACAATGGATGTCAATAAGAAAAAGTTAAGAAGTCGTGCGGAAAATAGCTTTGCCAATGTTACAGAACTTGCTGATACGTTAGTACGTTCGGAAGGAATCTCGTTTCGACAAGCACATAGTATTGTTAGTAAATGTATAAAAGTTTTACTTGCTCATGGCGAGGAATCGCTAGCAAGCCTTACGTGGGGCCTTGCTAATACCCAATCTAAATTAATTACAGGAAAAGAATTAACTATTACAGAAGAGGACTTTTATAAGACATTAAAACCAGAATCTTTCGTTGGTGTACGAACATTACCAGGTGGTCCAGCTCCAGCCACTATGAAAGCAGCTCTAGAACGTTCAAAGATGAATACTCATACCCTTTATGAATGGGTACGCTTAAAGGAAAATGGCATTATCGAAGCGGAAAAAATCTTATCAACATTTCTAGAGGAATGGAATCAATGA
- a CDS encoding ABC transporter permease, with amino-acid sequence MEKQSINAPHESIWTRIFQSNWFVYVLIAPLFLVLFAYVVYPFYQTFIQSFAGDEALFHYKKFFNVASPANLEALWTSIYISIISVICCAIVGVTMAFLLERYNFPGRRILSILVLVPMALPPLVGVLSFSFLYGDSGIFPRIFQHLFGLDHVPFSLKGIWGVIVVHTFTMYTYFYLTASAAIKGLDPALEEAATSLGAGRIRVWTKVILPMLTPSIVASSLLVFMISMASYTAPLMFGVERTMTMQIYLSRTNGNLEMAATQSMILSFVSITFLIIMRWYQNRRNYQNLSKGISVHRSEVSSKKIRVLATIASFVGTLILILPILVLILISFSVDGAWKTQILPTDYTIDHYIALFTDERTWRPIWNSIQMGVVATIGNIIFGVAAAYAMVRLNFKGKTLLDILIMVPWALPGTVVAVNLIAAFSTESIFSFNQVLIGTFWILPLAYFIRHLPLVFRSTSASLVQLDQSIEEASRGLGANWWYTFRRIVVPLTFTGILAGTLLALVQSFGEFVASILIYSTSTIPLSVAIFQKLYAFKFGTACAYGVLQICLILVVLIISEKLSKGSAGTAI; translated from the coding sequence ATGGAAAAACAATCTATCAATGCCCCTCACGAAAGTATCTGGACACGAATTTTTCAATCCAATTGGTTTGTCTATGTGTTAATAGCGCCACTATTTTTAGTGTTGTTCGCCTACGTGGTTTATCCCTTCTATCAAACGTTTATTCAAAGCTTTGCTGGTGATGAGGCTCTCTTTCATTATAAGAAGTTTTTTAATGTAGCTAGCCCTGCAAACTTAGAGGCTTTATGGACCAGTATCTACATTTCCATTATTAGTGTCATTTGCTGCGCAATTGTTGGGGTAACGATGGCCTTTTTACTTGAACGCTATAACTTCCCAGGTAGACGGATCCTGTCCATTTTAGTATTAGTTCCTATGGCTCTTCCTCCCCTAGTGGGTGTGTTATCCTTTTCTTTCTTGTACGGGGATAGTGGTATTTTCCCTCGAATCTTTCAGCATTTATTTGGTTTAGATCATGTACCATTTTCATTGAAAGGCATTTGGGGAGTTATCGTCGTCCATACATTCACGATGTATACCTACTTTTATTTAACCGCTTCGGCAGCAATTAAGGGGCTAGATCCTGCTCTAGAAGAGGCTGCAACAAGTTTAGGCGCAGGCCGTATTCGCGTATGGACAAAGGTTATTTTGCCGATGCTAACACCTTCCATTGTCGCCTCATCCTTATTAGTGTTTATGATTTCAATGGCTTCTTATACTGCTCCATTAATGTTTGGTGTAGAACGCACAATGACGATGCAAATCTATTTATCTCGAACGAATGGAAATCTGGAGATGGCTGCAACTCAGTCGATGATTTTATCCTTTGTGTCTATTACTTTTTTAATCATTATGCGTTGGTATCAAAATCGGAGAAATTATCAAAATCTCAGTAAGGGAATTAGTGTTCATCGTTCAGAGGTATCCTCTAAGAAAATAAGAGTTTTGGCAACCATCGCCTCTTTTGTTGGCACATTAATATTAATTTTACCGATTTTAGTTCTGATATTGATATCCTTTTCTGTTGACGGTGCTTGGAAGACACAAATTCTTCCAACAGACTATACAATTGATCATTATATTGCCCTTTTTACTGACGAACGCACATGGCGACCTATTTGGAATTCAATACAAATGGGTGTCGTCGCAACAATCGGCAATATTATCTTTGGTGTAGCCGCAGCGTATGCGATGGTTCGCTTAAATTTTAAAGGGAAAACATTACTCGATATTTTGATTATGGTGCCTTGGGCTTTACCAGGGACAGTAGTTGCAGTCAATTTAATCGCTGCCTTTAGTACCGAAAGTATTTTTAGCTTTAATCAAGTATTGATCGGTACATTTTGGATTTTACCATTAGCCTATTTTATTCGACATTTACCACTTGTTTTTCGATCGACATCCGCTTCTCTTGTACAACTAGATCAATCGATTGAAGAGGCATCTCGTGGCTTAGGCGCCAATTGGTGGTATACATTTAGACGTATTGTCGTTCCTTTAACATTCACCGGTATATTAGCAGGGACACTTTTAGCCCTCGTACAAAGCTTCGGTGAGTTTGTTGCATCCATTCTAATTTATAGTACATCCACTATTCCATTGTCTGTAGCAATCTTCCAAAAATTATATGCATTTAAATTTGGGACCGCCTGTGCTTATGGTGTCTTACAAATTTGCTTAATTTTAGTTGTCCTTATTATTTCTGAAAAATTATCAAAGGGCAGTGCTGGTACAGCCATCTAG
- a CDS encoding ABC transporter ATP-binding protein produces MRSVNIENVSKQFGQMYGVKDLNLEIKAGEFFTFLGPSGCGKTTTLRMIAGFYYPSKGKIFFDERDVSRLQPNKRNIGMVFQNYALFPHMTVDENIAFGLQVRKFSKAEIQYKVDRIRGQVHLAAYGNRKINELSGGQQQRVALARALVIEPDILLLDEPLSNLDAKLREETRIEIKRIQSELGVTTIYVTHDQMEAMAMSDRIMVMENGHIKQIGTPQEIYNRPVDRFVANFIGETNLIEGTIQEINDEDIKVKTANGHIFTGRKQQSSPTLTHMIGDKVFISIRPESIHLGVGDNTLTGKITFVEFTGISVNYIVDFTAFSLKVMIINSYDHIKKLGEDITINIAHDSLYFLGE; encoded by the coding sequence TTGAGAAGTGTCAACATCGAAAATGTCTCGAAGCAATTTGGCCAAATGTATGGTGTGAAAGATTTAAACCTGGAAATCAAAGCAGGTGAGTTCTTTACTTTTCTCGGACCTAGTGGCTGCGGCAAGACCACTACTTTAAGAATGATAGCAGGCTTTTATTACCCTTCTAAAGGTAAAATTTTTTTTGATGAGCGAGATGTCTCTCGACTTCAACCAAATAAACGGAATATCGGTATGGTATTTCAAAATTACGCTCTATTCCCTCATATGACGGTTGATGAAAATATTGCCTTTGGTTTACAAGTTCGTAAATTTTCGAAGGCCGAGATTCAATACAAAGTTGATCGAATTAGAGGACAAGTACATTTAGCCGCTTATGGCAACAGAAAAATCAACGAACTATCTGGTGGGCAACAGCAACGAGTTGCTTTAGCTAGAGCACTAGTAATTGAGCCAGACATTTTATTACTCGATGAACCTCTATCCAATCTTGATGCCAAATTGCGTGAGGAAACACGTATTGAAATCAAACGAATTCAATCAGAGCTTGGTGTGACAACGATTTACGTTACGCATGATCAAATGGAGGCAATGGCTATGTCTGATCGAATCATGGTCATGGAGAATGGCCATATCAAGCAGATTGGAACTCCTCAAGAAATATATAATCGGCCTGTAGATCGCTTTGTAGCAAATTTCATTGGCGAAACCAACTTAATCGAAGGCACAATACAAGAAATAAATGACGAAGATATAAAAGTGAAAACAGCCAATGGACATATTTTTACTGGGCGAAAGCAACAAAGCTCTCCAACTTTAACGCATATGATTGGAGACAAAGTATTTATTTCAATTCGTCCGGAATCTATTCATTTAGGTGTTGGTGATAACACCTTAACAGGGAAAATTACCTTCGTTGAATTTACAGGTATAAGCGTGAATTACATTGTGGATTTTACTGCATTTTCACTCAAAGTAATGATTATCAATTCTTATGACCACATAAAAAAGCTCGGTGAAGACATTACAATCAATATTGCGCATGACTCACTATATTTTTTAGGAGAATAG